Proteins from a genomic interval of Paenibacillus sp. FSL H8-0048:
- the queA gene encoding tRNA preQ1(34) S-adenosylmethionine ribosyltransferase-isomerase QueA, whose translation MNVELYDFNLPEELIAQTPLADRSSSRLLLVDKENGQLDHGHFTDILGQFRPGDTLVLNDTRVIPARLFGVKEDTGAKAEVLLLKNLEGDRWEALVKPGKKLKTGAVIVFSEELRAVIEDEADMGGRTLRFIYQGIFQEILDRLGSMPLPPYIKETLDDRERYQTVYARHEGSAAAPTAGLHFTTELLEQIAAIGVNIVYITLHVGLGTFRPMSVETVEEHVMHAEYFELSQAAADALNEARARGGRIIAVGTTSCRTLETVGRQCQGGPVEACSGWTDIFIYPGYEFTVVNALITNFHLPKSTLVMLVSALAGRELILAAYEEAIKRQYRFFSFGDAMFIY comes from the coding sequence ATGAATGTTGAACTTTATGATTTCAATCTGCCGGAGGAGCTGATTGCCCAGACTCCGCTTGCCGACCGCAGTTCATCCAGACTGCTGCTGGTAGACAAGGAGAATGGACAACTGGACCACGGTCATTTCACGGATATACTGGGGCAGTTCCGCCCGGGAGATACGCTTGTACTTAATGATACACGGGTTATTCCCGCCAGACTGTTCGGAGTCAAGGAAGATACCGGAGCCAAGGCAGAAGTCCTGCTGCTTAAGAATCTGGAGGGTGACCGCTGGGAAGCGCTGGTGAAGCCCGGCAAGAAGCTGAAGACCGGAGCGGTCATCGTCTTCAGCGAAGAGCTTCGTGCCGTGATTGAAGATGAGGCGGATATGGGCGGGCGGACACTCCGCTTCATCTATCAGGGGATTTTCCAGGAGATTCTGGACAGGCTCGGCTCCATGCCGCTCCCTCCCTATATCAAGGAAACCCTGGATGACCGTGAGCGGTATCAGACCGTGTATGCCCGGCATGAAGGCTCAGCGGCAGCACCGACAGCCGGATTGCATTTCACCACAGAGCTGCTGGAGCAGATTGCAGCCATCGGTGTGAATATCGTCTATATCACACTTCATGTCGGTCTGGGGACTTTCCGTCCAATGTCTGTTGAGACCGTGGAAGAGCATGTCATGCATGCCGAGTATTTCGAGCTGTCCCAGGCTGCGGCAGATGCGCTTAATGAAGCCAGAGCAAGGGGCGGAAGAATAATAGCTGTAGGCACAACCTCCTGCCGGACCCTGGAGACCGTAGGGAGACAATGCCAGGGCGGGCCGGTTGAGGCATGCAGCGGCTGGACGGATATTTTTATCTATCCGGGTTATGAATTCACTGTTGTTAACGCACTGATCACCAATTTCCATCTGCCCAAGTCAACCTTGGTCATGCTGGTAAGCGCTTTGGCTGGCCGGGAGCTGATTCTCGCTGCGTATGAAGAAGCGATTAAGCGTCAGTACCGGTTCTTTAGCTTCGGCGATGCAATGTTCATTTATTAA